The DNA segment AAAATAAAAAAGTCTATGNTCCTTATTAGAAATGGTATTATTTCTTTTAATAACACTTTTGTCATTAGTTTTGATATTGTTAATTTTTTTAGCAGTATTTTTGTTGTCACACTTGATATTATTAATTGAAATATTTGAATTTTTTTGTTGATTAATTAAGTTTTTGTTTTCAAGCTTTAAAGTATATTTTTTAGTGTTATAAGATTTAATATTTTTTACTGGTGAAGTAGCTAGTGGTTTACTAGAATCTTTAGCTAGTATACTAGTTTCAGAAGTAATACTATTATTTTTTGTTGAAGGGGCGTTTTTTAAGGTTGCATTCGTTTTCTTAAAATCAGTAGTTGATGCAGCCCTAGTGTTTGATAATGAAGCAACCCCTATTAATGAGGTAAAACAGATTACTAAAATAAAATAAGATAAAGACTTTTTGTTAAATTTAAAGAACATGATAAGATCCTCCTTATAATTTAAATAATTATTATAATAGCTTAAAAATAATTTATAACTATGTAAAAAATAAAAGCTTATTTAGATTATTAACTTTAACAAATATATTTAATCAATATAATAGTTAAAATTAATAATTTTTTAGAAACATTATTATAAGACTTAATGCATTCTTCACTGTATACTAATAGTATATTCAATAAAACTATTTTAGTGGTTAAGAACTAGTTGCTAAATAGTAACAGAAAAGTTAATGTTTAAGTTTGAATTTAAATAAAAAACTGCCTCTAATAACATAAGTAAATTATTACAAGGTTATCAATGTTAATAGTTCCTAATATTAATTACTTACAAAATTAAAAGCAGTTTTTATATATTTGATTTTTAAATATTTTTATACAAACATTACATATTTAAGCATCATCCAAAAGTGACAGAAACTCCCTAGCATCACAAACAAATGAAATATTTCATGAAATCCAAAGATTTTGGAAGCTATTCTTGGTCTTTTAGTAGCATAAATTACTGCACCGATGGTATAAGATAATCCACCAGCTATAAGCCAAAATATTCCTGATGGTGATAGGGTTTTCCAAAGAGGATATATAGCTATTACGGCAATCCATCCCATAATTACATAGAACAGAGTAGAAAGCCATCTTGGTGCATTAAACCAAAAGATTTTTAGCATAATACCAACTGCTGCTAAAGTCCAGATGGTTATAAAAAGTACTTTGCTTAAGGTTCCTTTTAATGCAATTAGACATATAGGTGTATATGTTCCTGCAATGAGTATATATATCATGGAATGATCTACTCTTCTTAAAACTTTTATGATTTTTTCTTGTACTGATAATAAATGATATACGGAACTAGCTGTGTAAAGTAATATGGAGCTAACACCAAATATCACAAAACCTGGTATGTAGTAAGGTTTTGAAAATACAAGAGAATTGTGTATTAAAAGTATAAGCCCTAAGATAGAAAGACCGACACCTAAAAGATGAGTTAAGCCGCTTACAGGTTCTCTCATTTTTCTAATCAAATTAAACACATCCTTTAATAATTATTATGATTACTCCACAATAAGGTACAATGTAGTGGAATTATGAAATTTCTCCTCCATGACTTGCATAAGAGCTCGGAACAATAAATTTAAACAGTTCTTTTGCTTCTTATGCAAGTCATTCCAGAGAAATTTCATAATTCAGGTAATGTAATGCTTTTGAGGGATAATCATTATTATAAATTTTTTATCATATATAAGGAGTTAAGAAAAATAAACACATGCCAACACGTAGTTTTAAAAACTATATAATGGTATATTCATATACTACAATAGTAATTACTAATCTTCAAGTTTTAAATAGAGTAATTTAGGGATAAAATCAATAGTAATCTGCAAATAAATTAAAATATACAGTGTGAACTTTAATTTTCGATATATATTATGATTTATTATATAAATATGTATTTGTATAGTAAGGGATACTATATAGTGCTATACTAATATTAGTGAATTATTAATAATTTATAATTGAGGTGGTATTATGTATTTAGATGAAGAAAAACTTAAGAAGCTTATAGATGAAGTTTGTGTAATTGAAGATATAAAAATTCATGATATACCTTGTGTGGATTTATACATGGATCAAGTAACTAGTTTTTTTGATGATAAATTAAGCAGTTTAAAGCGTGAAGAAGAAGAAAAAATATTAACTAAAACTATGATAAATAACTACGCTAAGGCAAGGATACTACTTCCAGTAAAAAATAAAAAATACACTAAGGAAAATATTATATTATTAAACTTAATATATAGTTTAAAACAAATTTTATCAATAAATGATATAAGTCTTTTATTAAGTCCATTATTAAAACAATTACAAGAGGGGCCACAGGATAAAGAGAATAATGAATACTTGTGTAATATTTACTCTAAATTCTTAGAATTAAAAAACGGTAAGGAAATGGAAATCAAGGAAGGTTTCGAAAAAAGTTTAGAGGAAATAGGAGAAGAGTTTTATAATTCTTCAAATGCAGATGAAAAAGATGAAAGGGCTAAGTTACTGTTAATGGTGCTTTTATTAATAAATGCAGCCAGTATTCAAAAGAGAATGGCAGAAAAAATAATAGATACTTTTTTTAAAGATATGGACAATAATAAGAAATAAAAGGGTAAGAGCAGGAGAAGTAATAATCTAGAGTAATAATAATTTAAATTTTTATAATCTAGTAATATATTCATCCAGCTCCTTCTATTTTTAAAATTTAATCTTCATCATAAAAATCTAAATAAGAATGTTTTTTTCCATCCTTTTCCCAACCTAAAATTGAGTCCATGTTAACATTTTGGGCAGCTCTAAATATGGATTTATCTACGTCTTTAAAATTTTGTTTCATTTGCTTAATTAATTCTTTAATTTCATAACGTTTATTTCCTATTTTTTTAGCTGCAACCATGCATGCACAATTAAGAGGCCAAATGCCGCTATTTTGAGTAAAACGCTGAATATGACGTTCATTAATATAGTATAATGGTCTTATTAAATGTAATCCCTTAAAGTTGGAAGATTTTAATTTTGGAAGCATGGTTTTAAAATTTCCAGAATACAATACATTTAATAAGGTTGTTTCTATAACATCATCAAAATGATGCCCAAGAGCTAGTTTGTTACATCCTAATTCTTGTGCTTTTGAATATAATGCCCCTCTGCGCATTCTTGCACACATATAACAAGGATAGTCTTGTGCTATATTATCTACTATTTCAAATATACCAGATTCAAATATGTTAATAGGAATATTTAAATACTCACAGTTGTCTATTAGTAATTTTTTTATATCCTCATGATAACCGGGGTCCATAGCTATAAATTCCAAATCAAATTTCATTTGGCCATGACGTTGAAGTTCTTGAAATAGTTTAGCCATTAATAAACTGTCTTTTCCACCGGAAATGGCTACAGCTATTTTATCTCCATCTTCTACTAATTTATAATCCTTTATGGCTTTAATAAATTTGGACCATATATTTTTTCTATAGGTTTTTACTAGACTTCTCTCAATTTCCTTAAGAGGCTTTCTTTCATTAAAGGGTACTAATATTTCACAGCCACTGCCTGCAACATTACTCATAAAAAACACCTCACTTTTCATAAAACATTATTTCAATTTTAACACAAAAAGTCTTTTATAGATTAGGAATTATTACTGGTAATAAAACCAGTGATTCCACTACGCAATAAGTGATTATAGCACTGGATACATATTTAGGCAATTACACGAACGATGAAAATATTATTATATGTTTAATTATAAAATTCACTTTTAACGCAAAAAATATGTTGACATTATAAAAAAAAGCTAATATAATCTTAAATAACGATTTAAAAATAAATATTATATCTTATCAAGAGATGCGGAGGGACTGGCCCTATGAAGCTCAGCAACCATATTGCAAAAAGCAATAAAGGTGCTAAATCCAGCGGCAATTGCCGAAAGATGAGGATACAGTGAAGGTTTAGCCTGAGGATATCCTCAGGCTTTTAATTTTTTATAAGTAGTTAGTTCATAGAATTATTATTGAAAACAGTGACGAGAAATCTGAAAATTGTTAGCAAAGTTTTTAAAAAATTTAATAGAGAACTTATCAAGAGATGTGGAGGGACTGGCCCTATGAAGCTCAGCAACCATACTGTAAAAAGCAGTAAAGGTGCTAAATCCAGCGGCATTGCCGAAAGATGAGGATATTTCAAGGCTCGAGATATTCTCGGGTCTTTTCTTATATATGAAATATTTCTTTGGAAATAATAATTAAGTTTTTAAATTCAGGGTTAAGCCTTAAGGAGGTAGAAGAATGGAAAATAGTTATTCAAATTCAAGTATTATAGAGGTTGTTAATGTAAATAAGAGCTTTGGAAATGCTAAAGTCCTTAAGAATGTAAGCTTAAGTGTAAATAAAGGTGAAATTTTTGGAATTATAGGGCACAGTGGAGCTGGAAAGTCTACTTTGCTTAGATGTCTAAATGGGCTAGAGCGCTATGAGCAAGGTAGTATTAGAGTAATGGGGGCGGAAGTAACAAATTTAAGCGGCAAAAAAATGAGAGATTTAAGAAAAAATATGGGCATGATATTTCAAAATTTTAATTTATTGAATTCTAAGAATGTATATGACAATGTGGCCCTTCCACTTAAGGTGTGGAAGAAAGACAAGGTATATATTGATAAAAAAGTTAAAGAATTTTTAAAACTTGTAGGTCTTGAAAATAAAGCTAAAAGCAAGCCTAATCAGTTAAGTGGTGGACAAAAACAGAGAGTAGCTATTGCCAGAGCACTGGCTTTAGAACCAAAGATATTATTATGTGATGAGGCTACATCAGCATTAGATCCTCAAACTACAAACTCAATATTAAATCTTATAAAAGAAATAAGTGAGAAGCTTGCCATAACAGTAATTATAGTTACACATCAGATGGAAGTTATAAAGCAAGTATGTAATAGAATAGTGCTTATGAAGGATGGAAAAATTAAGGATTCTGGACTAGTTAAGGAACTGTTTCTAACCCCAGAAGGAGAATTAAGAGATCTATTATGTGGGGACGAGCTTTTGCCAGAGCATGGATTTAATATAAAGATCTTCTTCCCTTCTGAAGTAAGTAATCAATCAATAATTACTTCCATGGCTAGAGAACTTCAGATAGATTTTTCTATAGTATGGGGAAAGCTAGAAAACTTTAGACAAGAAGTTTTAGGAAGCTTAATTATAAATGTAAACAAAGAACATAAGCAAGATATATGCGGTTATCTAGATTCAAAAAATATAAGATGGGAAGTGGTTTAATTGATTAATGAGGTTTTTATTCCAGCATTAAAAGACACAATTTATATGGTAGGCTATTCTACGGCTTTTACACTTCTAATCGGACTAATATTTGGAGTTGTTTTAGTTGTAACTGATGAGAAAGGGCTTAAACCTAATAAATTTATTTATCGCATAGTAGATGGATTTATAAATATATTAAGATCTTTTCCATTCATAATACTTATGATAGCAGTTATTCCTCTTACTAAAGTTATAGTGGGTAAAAGCATAGGTAGAACAGCAGCAGTGGTGCCACTCACTATAGGAGCATTTCCCTTTGCAGCAAGGGTCATGGAATCTTCTTTAAAGGAAGTAGAACATGGGCTTATAGAAGCAGCTAAGTCTTTTGGAGCTAATACTTTTCAAATATTAATTAAGGTAATATTTCCAGAAGCTTTTCCATCAATGGTTCGAGGAATAACTTTAACTGTAATAAATTTAATTGGTTATTCAGCTATGGCAGGAGTTGTAGGAGCTGGTGGATTAGGTGATGTAGCTATTAAATACGGTTACTATAGGTTTGATACCCAAGTAATGGTATATACCATAATAATATTAGTGATTCTTGTGCAGTTAATTCAAGGGATTGGAGATATTGCATATAAAAGATTAAGTAAATAAATTTTAGTTAAGAATTTCCAGTTTCAGTGTAGCAAGCTAAAGGAGAGTTTATAAATACTAAGTTTTAGATAAATTAAAAGGAGGAATTTTAAAATGAAAAAGAAAATATGTGCATTGCTAGGAGTTTTATTTCTAAGCACAGCAATAATAGGTTGTGGGGCAAAAGCAGAAGGAGACAAAAAGAGTACAGAGGGGGATAAGGATAAGAAAGAAATAGTAGTGGGAGCATCACCAGTGCCTCATAGAGAAATATTAGAAAAGGCTGGGGAATTAATTAAAAAAGAAGGGTACACTATAAAAATAGTAGA comes from the Haloimpatiens massiliensis genome and includes:
- the trhA gene encoding PAQR family membrane homeostasis protein TrhA translates to MIRKMREPVSGLTHLLGVGLSILGLILLIHNSLVFSKPYYIPGFVIFGVSSILLYTASSVYHLLSVQEKIIKVLRRVDHSMIYILIAGTYTPICLIALKGTLSKVLFITIWTLAAVGIMLKIFWFNAPRWLSTLFYVIMGWIAVIAIYPLWKTLSPSGIFWLIAGGLSYTIGAVIYATKRPRIASKIFGFHEIFHLFVMLGSFCHFWMMLKYVMFV
- a CDS encoding methionine ABC transporter permease; translation: MINEVFIPALKDTIYMVGYSTAFTLLIGLIFGVVLVVTDEKGLKPNKFIYRIVDGFINILRSFPFIILMIAVIPLTKVIVGKSIGRTAAVVPLTIGAFPFAARVMESSLKEVEHGLIEAAKSFGANTFQILIKVIFPEAFPSMVRGITLTVINLIGYSAMAGVVGAGGLGDVAIKYGYYRFDTQVMVYTIIILVILVQLIQGIGDIAYKRLSK
- a CDS encoding tRNA 2-thiocytidine biosynthesis TtcA family protein, with protein sequence MSNVAGSGCEILVPFNERKPLKEIERSLVKTYRKNIWSKFIKAIKDYKLVEDGDKIAVAISGGKDSLLMAKLFQELQRHGQMKFDLEFIAMDPGYHEDIKKLLIDNCEYLNIPINIFESGIFEIVDNIAQDYPCYMCARMRRGALYSKAQELGCNKLALGHHFDDVIETTLLNVLYSGNFKTMLPKLKSSNFKGLHLIRPLYYINERHIQRFTQNSGIWPLNCACMVAAKKIGNKRYEIKELIKQMKQNFKDVDKSIFRAAQNVNMDSILGWEKDGKKHSYLDFYDED
- a CDS encoding DUF1836 domain-containing protein, with product MYLDEEKLKKLIDEVCVIEDIKIHDIPCVDLYMDQVTSFFDDKLSSLKREEEEKILTKTMINNYAKARILLPVKNKKYTKENIILLNLIYSLKQILSINDISLLLSPLLKQLQEGPQDKENNEYLCNIYSKFLELKNGKEMEIKEGFEKSLEEIGEEFYNSSNADEKDERAKLLLMVLLLINAASIQKRMAEKIIDTFFKDMDNNKK
- a CDS encoding methionine ABC transporter ATP-binding protein is translated as MIEVVNVNKSFGNAKVLKNVSLSVNKGEIFGIIGHSGAGKSTLLRCLNGLERYEQGSIRVMGAEVTNLSGKKMRDLRKNMGMIFQNFNLLNSKNVYDNVALPLKVWKKDKVYIDKKVKEFLKLVGLENKAKSKPNQLSGGQKQRVAIARALALEPKILLCDEATSALDPQTTNSILNLIKEISEKLAITVIIVTHQMEVIKQVCNRIVLMKDGKIKDSGLVKELFLTPEGELRDLLCGDELLPEHGFNIKIFFPSEVSNQSIITSMARELQIDFSIVWGKLENFRQEVLGSLIINVNKEHKQDICGYLDSKNIRWEVV